GCCGAAACCACGCGGGAACGCTTCGGAAACAGTGATTCTAAGCCGAAACCACTCGGGAATGCTCCAGAAACCGCGTATCTAAGCCGAAACCGCTCGGGAACACTCCAGAAACAGTGTATCTAAGCTGAAACCGTCCGGGAACGCTCCAGAAACAGTGTATCTAAGCTGAAACCACGCGGGAGGGACTTGACGGAAGCGATCAGCGGGGTGGAATTTGGAAGGACGCGCCTGATGCTACCTTTGCGGCCGTCAGCCCGAGACCCGGGGTGACGCAAATCGGACTACATATATTATAGGTATACATTCAGATGAATCATTTAGAATGCGTGACTGCGCAGCGAAATCAGTGGTATTGGTATCTGCTGATCCTCTTCCTGAGTTTCCTCATTTCAAACACCCTCGGCACCATCCCCTATATGGCTGTCATTGTGTGGAACATCTTGCGGTCGGGGGGGCTGCAAAACATGCCGGAGGTGCTCTCTGGTGGCAACCTCTCGTTTTTGACCGAAGGGATTGACTCGAACCTGATGCTTTTCGTGATGCTTTTCGCCTTCGTGATCCTGTTGGTGGCGGGCGCTTACCTGATCCAGCAGCTGCAGGGGCGCACGTGGCGGATGGTGGTCAACGGGACGCAGCGGGTGCGCTGGAGTCATTTCTTCGGTGGCTTTGCCGTGTGGGGCGTCATCAACGTGATCTCGATGGCTGTGGGCTACGTGACGGATCCGGGCAATTTCGAGTTCCGCTTCGATGCCGCGCGATTCATCCCGCTGGTGCTGGTGGCGGTGACGATGATCCCGATCCAGTCCGCCTCGGAGGAGTTCTTCTTTCGTGGCTATCTGGCTCAGGGCGTGGCCTCGTGGACGGGCAGTCGGTGGTGGGCGCTGGTGGTGCCCTCCGTGTTGTTTGGGCTCATGCACACGGCCAACCCGGAGGTCGCCCAGTATGGTTTCTGGGTGATGATGCCGCAATACATCCTCATGGGGGTGGCCTTCGGATTGGCGGCGTTGCTCGACGACGGCATTGAGGTGGCGATGGGGGCGCACGCGGCCAACAACCTCTGCGGCGCCCTGCTGACCACGTATGAGGGGGCGGCGATCCAGACGGACGCCCTCTTCATGGTTCGTGAGCTCAACCCCATGGCGGATCTGCCGGAGCTGATTCTTTCGGGGGCGCTATTCGTGGGCATTTTGGCATACCTATATAAATGGCAGTTCGGGGTGCTCCGCCGGCCCGTGCCGCCTCCCTTCAAATACGTCTGAAGCTCACCCCGAACAACGACACTCCCCCTTCTCTTGAAATAAGAAGCGATGGCTTACAGCTTACGTACCTACCTGCCGTTCTATCGGCGCAACCTCAAGGTGGCACTCCCGATTGTGTTCTCACAGCTGGGTGGTGCGCTCGTACAATTGGTCGACACGCTGATGGTCGGCCGGCTGGGCACCGTGCAACTGGCATCGGTCTCGTTCGCCACGTCCGTCTTCATCATCGGCTTCGTTTTCTCGATCGGCATACTGATGGGCCTCACGCCACTGGTGGGCATGGCCTACGTGCGCGGCGACCGTGCCCGTGTGACGGACCTCTTCCAGAACTCGCTCACCCTGGCCACCCTCTCGGCCGTCGTCATGTGCAGCCTGCTCTTCGGCGTCATCCATCTAATGCCCTATATGGGGCAGGACGCGGCTGTGGTCGAGACGGCCATCCCTTATTTCAAGACCCTTGTTTTTAGCCTGATCCCCTTCCTCTATTTCACGGCCATCAAGCAGTTCTTTGAAGGCATGGGCAACACCATGATTGCGATGGTGATCACCATCATCTCGAATCTCATCAACGTGCTTTTCAACTATCTGCTCATCTATGGCAAGTTCGGATTTCCCGAGCTGGGCGTGCTGGGTGCGGGCGTCTCCACGCTCATTTCACGCCTGACGATGCCCCTCATGTTCCTCCTTGCCATCCGTCTTCGCAGCGAGTGGTGGGCCTATTTCCGTGCCTTCCGCATGCACCTCTTCAGTTGGCGCCGCCTCATCGAACTCGTGAAAGTCGGTGCTCCCATTGCGGCTCACATGCTCCTTGAGGTGTTAGCCTTTGCACTCTCGGCCATCATGGTTGGTTGGCTCGGTGCCACACCGCAAGCCGGCCATCAGATCGCGCAAAACATGTCGCACCTCACCTATATGATCGTGCTCGGCATTGGCGCCGCCACCACCGTCCGCGTCAGCCATCAGCTCGGCGCCCTCGACCTTGACGCCGCACGTAAGGCCGGCAACGCCTCCGTCCATCTCTGCCTCGTCTACAACACCCTGGCCGGCACCCTTCTCATCACCTTCCGCCATGCCATCGCCTCAGCCTTCACCTCCGATCCAGCCGTGATCGACATCGGCGGACGCCTCATCATCATGGCCGGCATCTTCCAAGTTTCCGACGGCCTACAGACCATCGGCGCCGGCATCCTTCGCGGCCTGACGGACGTGAAAATTGTCATGCTCTACGCCTTCATTGCCTATATCTGCATCAACCTGCCGTTCGGATACCTTTTAGGTTTCGTCTTCCAATTCGGAGCCATAGGCGTATGGGCCGGCTTCATTTTCGGACTCAGTGTCGCCGCCGTACTCTTCCGCCTACGTTGCCGCAAAATGTTCCGCCAGCTCGCAGCATCGGGCAAATACGCCGTGAAAACCGCTTAGTCGATCCTCCCTCCCCTCAATATTTGCGAACCTCTCCCTGATACGTCCGGGACGTGGTGTTAGTACGTTCCGAACGCAGTGTAATACGTTCCGAGGCGGCCATCGCTACATCCCGAACTATTCCTTAGATAGGTTCTTGACGTGGTCTCAACAAGTTCCTAAGCGGTCGTTGATATGTTCTGGACGTAGTCTCAATGCGTTCCGAGGTAGTCATTGATACGCTCGGAACCCTATTATCGGGTACTTCGGAACGTATCGATGACCACTTCAGAACCTATTGGCGAATGGTTCATAGAAACTCGCTGGGTATTTCCGTAAGGGGTAAAACATATTTCTAATCCACCGTCTGATACATTTCTAACACCCCCTCATTCATCTTCTCATCAATACACAATAATATTACAAATACTAATGTATACACACATTCGTGTACAACACTATATGAATTTACAGATGTTCTCCCCGCCGTATTCTACGATTCTCATTGAGATGTATGAATGTATACCTTCGTTCTCCTATTGTTACGTCTTCTTGCTACGGTTATACATGCAAACAACGTCCGACATATATGCTGATAAACACCAATCTATACCTTATATAATGCATAATCATATCTATATATCAGCGTTTTATGCATGATGAATCAAGTGATCATTCAAATATAAATCGGGTTGGAGTCTGTACCTGAGCATGTATAGCTGGATAGATAGGCATATGAGGAGTAATAATACGCTTGTCATCAATTAAATATGGATGATATGAGAAAGTGATTTATACGGATCATATCATTACATTATGTACTAGCCATATATACGGTTGACACAATCGTATATCCACAATATACGAGTGTATATTTCTTGAAGTATACAATCATATCCTTCCAGAAACTGAATTGCCATATATCTTTGTATATCCATTCTGCAAGGTGAATGGTAGATGTGTAAATCAACAATTGTGTATTATGAGTGAGAGAGAGAGAATTATGCAGGTGATGGCCCAAAAAGGGTTTACAGCATCACAGTTTGCTGAGGCGATAGGTATTCAGCGTGCGGCTATGTCGCATATCACGTCCGGGCGTAACAATCCGAGCTTAGACGTGATGAAAAAGATCTTGGAGCGTTTCCCTGATATCAGTCCGGATTGGCTACTGATGGAAAAAGGACCTATGAAGCGCGGCTCACAGCCGGTAGCTACGCCGCCGGAATCAACGCCACCCCCTCCGGCGCCCAGCCTCTTTGTGGGCCTTCCCCCTGCAGCGACATCACCCGAATCGTTGGCGGACTTTACGCCTGAGCTGCCCGAGCAACCGAAAACCATCGCCCGAGGAGTTGAGCGAATCCTACTCTTCTACTCCGACGGCACGTTCGAATCGTTCGTTCCGGAGAGAAAGGAGCAGGGGGAGGTGTAGTCGTCCCTCTGCTTTGGTAGGGATTAGGCAAAAGGTTTTCTACACAATAACCCAACGCGATGCAACGTTTCGTACACAAACGCATCATCAGGGCAAAAAGTAGAAAAACATGAAGGCATTACTGTTATCATTCTTTGTGGTCGTCTTGTGCTACTCCCTCTTTCTTGACGAGGAGCAACAAGCCGCTCCCTCAGATAAAACCAACAAAACGACCATGCAAACGGAGGCGTACGACTATGTTCAAGGGCATGATACGACCGCTTTTTATGCTATCACCTCCCTCCCTTGGTCCTGACAGTCGGTAGAGTCGCCATCAGGTCACGAAAAGTTGCAAGCGGAAACTCACTCGGTTTCTACTTGCAACTTTTTTTGCTCTGCAACGAATTGTGTGAGGTAAGGTTTACGGGGGGCGCGTAGGGTGATTCGGCGGCGGAAAGCGTTTTTCGGCGAAAAAGCCCCATTTCCCGTGGCGGGAAACCGATCTCCAGAAAATTTTACCGCCTTCCCGCCGCGGGAAACCGTTTTTCGAGCGTTTTTTCCCTTTTCCCGCCGCGGGAAACCGTTTTTCGAGCGTTTTTTTCCATTTCCCGCGGCGGGAAGGCGTTTTTCGGAGATTTTTCCCCATTTCCCGCGGCGGGAAGGCGTTTTTCGAACGTTTTGATCGGTTTCGTGCGGCGGGAAGGCGTTTTTCGAAGTCTGAGATCGGTTTCGCGTTTCGGTTTGGCCTTTCGTGAAACTGGAGATCGACTTCG
The sequence above is drawn from the Tannerella serpentiformis genome and encodes:
- a CDS encoding CPBP family intramembrane glutamic endopeptidase codes for the protein MNHLECVTAQRNQWYWYLLILFLSFLISNTLGTIPYMAVIVWNILRSGGLQNMPEVLSGGNLSFLTEGIDSNLMLFVMLFAFVILLVAGAYLIQQLQGRTWRMVVNGTQRVRWSHFFGGFAVWGVINVISMAVGYVTDPGNFEFRFDAARFIPLVLVAVTMIPIQSASEEFFFRGYLAQGVASWTGSRWWALVVPSVLFGLMHTANPEVAQYGFWVMMPQYILMGVAFGLAALLDDGIEVAMGAHAANNLCGALLTTYEGAAIQTDALFMVRELNPMADLPELILSGALFVGILAYLYKWQFGVLRRPVPPPFKYV
- a CDS encoding MATE family efflux transporter; amino-acid sequence: MAYSLRTYLPFYRRNLKVALPIVFSQLGGALVQLVDTLMVGRLGTVQLASVSFATSVFIIGFVFSIGILMGLTPLVGMAYVRGDRARVTDLFQNSLTLATLSAVVMCSLLFGVIHLMPYMGQDAAVVETAIPYFKTLVFSLIPFLYFTAIKQFFEGMGNTMIAMVITIISNLINVLFNYLLIYGKFGFPELGVLGAGVSTLISRLTMPLMFLLAIRLRSEWWAYFRAFRMHLFSWRRLIELVKVGAPIAAHMLLEVLAFALSAIMVGWLGATPQAGHQIAQNMSHLTYMIVLGIGAATTVRVSHQLGALDLDAARKAGNASVHLCLVYNTLAGTLLITFRHAIASAFTSDPAVIDIGGRLIIMAGIFQVSDGLQTIGAGILRGLTDVKIVMLYAFIAYICINLPFGYLLGFVFQFGAIGVWAGFIFGLSVAAVLFRLRCRKMFRQLAASGKYAVKTA
- a CDS encoding helix-turn-helix domain-containing protein, whose amino-acid sequence is MSERERIMQVMAQKGFTASQFAEAIGIQRAAMSHITSGRNNPSLDVMKKILERFPDISPDWLLMEKGPMKRGSQPVATPPESTPPPPAPSLFVGLPPAATSPESLADFTPELPEQPKTIARGVERILLFYSDGTFESFVPERKEQGEV